From a region of the Bacillaceae bacterium S4-13-56 genome:
- a CDS encoding DEAD/DEAH box helicase — MTTFKELGINKQILKAVEEMGFEEATPIQEQTIPRGLKGIDVIGQAQTGTGKTAAFGIPLLEKIDKNQKTLQGIIVAPTRELAIQVGEELNRIGKYIGAKALPIYGGQEMGRQIRALKGKPPIVVATPGRLLDHIRRKTIRLETVHTVILDEADEMLNMGFIEDIHAILEAIPPERQTLLFSATMPNEIKEIATKMMRDPETVRIQAKQLTVENIDQYYVEVNEKQKFDSLTRLLDIDAPELSIIFGRTKRRVDELANALNTRGYNAEGIHGDLSQSKRLSVLNKFKSGRLEVLVATDVAARGLDISGVTHVYNFDIPQDPESYVHRIGRTGRAGNKGKAISFVTPREIAQLHLIEKMTKRKVERLPVPSQSEAKRGQQQASIDKLLETIKDGELEAYRDAANDMLNEHDSLTVISAAIKVLTNDRNEAPVQLSSVQPISVKNAVRDKDKSKRSNKEYRAGGRGGGYKGKQAGKGGGNRRFNKRGSDQRGQKRG; from the coding sequence GTGACAACATTTAAAGAATTAGGAATTAACAAACAAATATTAAAAGCCGTGGAAGAAATGGGTTTTGAGGAAGCAACACCTATTCAAGAACAAACGATTCCTAGAGGATTAAAAGGCATAGATGTAATTGGTCAAGCGCAAACAGGAACAGGAAAAACAGCTGCCTTTGGGATCCCGTTGTTAGAAAAAATCGATAAGAATCAGAAAACTCTTCAGGGAATAATAGTCGCCCCTACACGTGAGTTAGCCATTCAAGTTGGAGAAGAGTTAAATCGAATTGGTAAATATATAGGAGCCAAGGCTTTGCCGATTTATGGTGGACAAGAAATGGGACGTCAAATTCGTGCCTTAAAGGGAAAACCGCCAATTGTAGTCGCAACTCCTGGTCGTCTTTTGGATCATATTCGAAGAAAAACCATTCGATTAGAAACTGTTCATACCGTCATTTTAGATGAAGCAGATGAAATGCTAAATATGGGATTCATTGAAGATATTCACGCGATTCTTGAGGCAATCCCACCAGAGAGACAAACATTGTTATTCTCAGCCACCATGCCTAATGAAATTAAAGAAATTGCAACTAAAATGATGCGTGACCCAGAAACTGTTCGTATCCAGGCAAAGCAACTAACTGTTGAAAATATTGATCAATACTACGTAGAAGTGAATGAAAAGCAGAAATTTGATTCACTAACACGCTTACTTGATATTGATGCTCCGGAGCTATCCATCATTTTCGGACGGACGAAGCGTCGTGTAGATGAGCTAGCTAATGCTTTAAATACAAGAGGGTATAATGCTGAAGGAATACACGGTGATTTGAGTCAGTCTAAACGTCTTTCTGTTTTAAATAAGTTTAAGAGCGGACGCTTAGAAGTGTTAGTGGCAACTGATGTTGCTGCCCGTGGATTAGATATTTCTGGAGTTACTCATGTATATAACTTTGATATACCACAGGATCCAGAAAGCTATGTACACAGAATTGGACGTACGGGTCGAGCTGGGAATAAAGGAAAAGCTATCTCTTTTGTCACGCCTCGGGAGATTGCACAGCTTCACTTAATTGAAAAGATGACAAAACGCAAAGTAGAACGTCTGCCTGTTCCTTCTCAAAGTGAGGCAAAACGTGGACAGCAACAGGCATCCATTGATAAATTGTTAGAAACAATAAAAGATGGGGAACTAGAGGCTTATCGAGATGCAGCTAATGATATGTTAAATGAACATGATTCATTAACGGTTATTTCAGCTGCGATCAAGGTTTTAACAAATGATCGTAATGAAGCACCTGTTCAACTATCTTCTGTTCAGCCAATAAGTGTGAAAAACGCAGTCCGTGATAAGGATAAATCCAAAAGATCAAATAAAGAATACCGTGCTGGTGGTCGCGGAGGCGGATATAAAGGTAAGCAAGCTGGAAAAGGTGGAGGAAACCGACGATTTAACAAACGAGGTAGTGACCAAAGAGGTCAAAAAAGGGGATAA